The following coding sequences are from one Arthrobacter crystallopoietes window:
- a CDS encoding tetrahydrofolate dehydrogenase/cyclohydrolase catalytic domain-containing protein, which translates to MNARVLSGRPVAAAIQSQLSADIDELLRQGKKRQLLIVAATDDPSSASYVRTLQRFGGQTGVTVTVADLGPDASEIDIRTVLETASADENVHGIILQTPLPDGASISGLGSAIAVEKDVDGANPASLTRLLAGEACFAPATAAAVVELLDHYEVGLAGRPISVVGRSLVVGKPLLHLLLNRDATVTVAHSRTADLAAATGTAAVVVAAAGRAGLIRAAHVAQGSVVIDVGTNFDDAGALVGDVEAGSVGAVAAALSPVPGGVGAVTTALLFRNTVYGLPDPSGSPSLPAAAGAVL; encoded by the coding sequence ATGAACGCCCGCGTGCTTTCGGGCCGGCCGGTGGCCGCGGCCATTCAGTCACAGCTCTCCGCGGATATCGACGAGTTATTGCGCCAGGGCAAGAAGCGGCAGCTGCTGATTGTCGCCGCGACCGATGATCCGTCCAGCGCCTCATATGTCCGCACGCTGCAGCGGTTCGGCGGGCAGACAGGTGTCACGGTCACCGTAGCCGATCTGGGACCGGACGCATCCGAAATCGACATCCGGACGGTCCTGGAAACGGCCAGCGCAGACGAAAACGTTCACGGCATCATCCTGCAGACCCCGCTCCCGGACGGCGCCAGCATCTCCGGCCTCGGCAGTGCCATTGCCGTGGAAAAGGACGTTGACGGCGCCAACCCTGCCTCGCTGACCCGGCTGCTGGCCGGAGAAGCCTGCTTTGCCCCGGCCACAGCTGCCGCGGTGGTCGAGCTGCTTGACCACTACGAGGTCGGGCTTGCGGGTCGGCCCATTTCTGTCGTCGGCCGGTCGCTCGTGGTCGGCAAGCCGCTGCTGCACCTGCTGCTTAATCGAGACGCGACGGTCACCGTGGCCCATTCACGCACCGCTGACCTTGCCGCTGCCACCGGCACCGCTGCGGTTGTTGTAGCCGCCGCCGGCAGGGCGGGGCTCATCAGGGCCGCCCATGTGGCCCAGGGGAGTGTGGTCATCGACGTCGGCACAAACTTCGACGACGCCGGCGCTCTCGTCGGCGATGTCGAGGCCGGTTCTGTCGGTGCGGTGGCGGCTGCCCTGAGTCCTGTACCGGGCGGCGTCGGTGCCGTCACCACCGCCCTGCTTTTCCGCAACACCGTGTACGGTCTGCCGGATCCGTCCGGCTCCCCGTCGCTGCCCGCAGCCGCGGGCGCGGTTCTTTGA
- a CDS encoding cyclodeaminase/cyclohydrolase family protein: MQHLGNERVSSLLEQLAARTPAPGGGTVAGLQAAFAGSLLSMVAGYSDGAKYAGVEPVITRLAEQASELTDRALAAAEDDARTFAAVGAAYALPSDGEVAKAERKAAINSALAGATTAPRAVIDICADLAAAAEELLPVGNRSVIADVAAAAASARAAASIARVNLESNLASAATGNERESLQAIVDGVDRLLERLDAVTEAARNPVPA; the protein is encoded by the coding sequence TTGCAGCATCTGGGAAATGAAAGAGTCAGTAGCCTGCTCGAGCAGCTCGCGGCCCGCACACCAGCGCCGGGCGGTGGGACGGTAGCCGGCCTGCAGGCTGCTTTTGCCGGCAGCCTGCTGTCGATGGTGGCCGGGTACTCCGACGGCGCAAAGTACGCCGGCGTCGAACCGGTTATCACAAGGCTGGCCGAACAGGCCTCGGAGTTGACGGACCGCGCCCTTGCAGCGGCAGAAGACGACGCGCGCACCTTCGCCGCGGTAGGCGCGGCCTACGCCTTGCCGTCGGACGGGGAGGTTGCAAAGGCGGAGCGCAAGGCCGCCATCAATTCCGCGCTGGCCGGGGCGACAACTGCTCCACGCGCCGTCATCGACATTTGCGCGGACCTGGCTGCCGCTGCCGAAGAGCTGCTGCCGGTCGGCAACCGCAGCGTCATCGCCGATGTAGCGGCTGCCGCCGCCTCGGCCCGTGCCGCTGCTTCCATCGCCCGGGTGAATCTGGAATCGAACCTGGCGTCGGCGGCCACCGGGAACGAACGCGAGAGCCTGCAGGCAATAGTCGATGGCGTCGACCGGTTGCTCGAGCGGCTGGATGCGGTGACCGAGGCAGCCCGGAACCCGGTGCCGGCATGA
- a CDS encoding ABC transporter substrate-binding protein encodes MRALLPLSASMGFVALLTLSGCGFSGGAAEADPSASRDQKMVVDNFRAPVAGWALESDSAYILSLSGCLETLTRYDEKQGKVVPSLATEWKQIAPTEWDFTIREGVQFQDGSKLTAETVVTSLNHVLEAEVPARAFSPTVVSGVKAIDDRTVRVTTPSESPLVPYRLASVNTGILSPAAFEDDAVDPFGHCTGPFTPVSEKPKQSLTLERNENYWGGQVQLAGAEVRFITDGATRAAQVQTGEADVSLSVPVSSLSTLEADSGVKILKADSPRTATLYMNNGRAPFDDVDFRKAIRSALDLDALAGSVYEGAAIASSGPFAPSEPWAVEDMKPHRQDLEAAKELLTAAGYTAERPLEIIAIVERAEFADVATVIQANLKSVGVPVTIQTKEYAAVEPDLLAGNYDMVLSQRNRLIDIADPIGFLTADYTCEGSYNLSHFCDQDYDKLIAQAAETADTEDRYRLYSEAGQILQEQAVNVWLVNEQAVDAVRADLQSYIQDPLSRYVLRAETTKPTS; translated from the coding sequence ATGCGCGCTCTGCTCCCGCTTTCGGCATCCATGGGCTTCGTGGCCCTTCTCACGCTGTCTGGTTGCGGATTCAGTGGCGGAGCAGCGGAAGCAGACCCTTCAGCCAGCCGTGACCAGAAGATGGTCGTGGACAATTTCCGCGCTCCGGTGGCTGGTTGGGCTTTGGAGAGCGATTCCGCCTACATTCTGTCCCTATCCGGATGCCTCGAGACGCTGACTAGGTACGACGAGAAACAGGGGAAGGTTGTGCCCTCGCTAGCCACCGAATGGAAGCAAATTGCTCCTACCGAGTGGGACTTCACGATCCGTGAAGGGGTACAGTTCCAGGACGGGTCCAAGCTGACTGCAGAAACCGTGGTGACATCGCTGAATCATGTCCTTGAAGCGGAAGTTCCGGCTCGAGCCTTTAGCCCGACAGTAGTAAGCGGCGTTAAGGCCATCGACGATCGTACGGTCAGGGTTACCACTCCGAGCGAGAGTCCGCTAGTCCCGTACCGTCTAGCCAGTGTCAACACGGGTATCCTCTCGCCGGCCGCATTCGAAGATGATGCTGTCGATCCCTTCGGTCACTGCACTGGGCCGTTCACTCCCGTCTCTGAAAAACCGAAGCAGTCCCTGACGTTGGAGCGGAATGAGAACTACTGGGGCGGGCAGGTTCAGCTTGCCGGCGCCGAGGTTCGGTTCATCACGGATGGGGCGACCCGTGCGGCTCAGGTTCAGACCGGTGAAGCCGACGTTTCCCTCTCCGTCCCGGTTTCAAGTCTGTCCACGCTGGAGGCAGATTCCGGTGTGAAGATCCTCAAGGCGGATTCGCCGCGGACGGCAACGCTGTACATGAACAACGGCAGGGCCCCGTTCGACGACGTCGACTTCCGCAAGGCCATCCGCTCGGCGCTTGATCTGGATGCCCTCGCCGGCAGCGTGTACGAAGGGGCCGCTATTGCCTCCAGCGGGCCGTTTGCCCCGTCGGAGCCTTGGGCGGTAGAAGATATGAAGCCACATCGGCAGGATCTGGAGGCGGCCAAGGAACTGCTCACTGCCGCCGGATACACCGCAGAGCGGCCGCTGGAAATCATCGCTATCGTGGAACGTGCGGAGTTCGCGGATGTCGCGACGGTAATCCAGGCGAATCTGAAGAGTGTCGGCGTCCCGGTTACCATCCAGACCAAGGAATACGCCGCGGTGGAACCGGATCTGCTGGCGGGTAACTACGACATGGTGCTGAGCCAGCGTAACCGCCTGATCGACATCGCCGACCCGATCGGCTTCCTCACGGCTGACTACACCTGCGAAGGTAGTTACAACCTGAGCCATTTCTGTGACCAGGATTACGACAAGCTCATCGCGCAGGCGGCCGAGACCGCTGACACCGAGGACCGCTACCGGCTGTACTCCGAAGCAGGGCAGATCCTTCAGGAGCAGGCCGTCAACGTCTGGCTCGTGAACGAACAGGCCGTTGACGCAGTCCGTGCCGATCTACAGTCCTACATCCAGGACCCGCTTTCACGCTACGTGCTCCGGGCGGAAACGACGAAGCCCACATCATGA
- a CDS encoding ABC transporter permease produces the protein MMMFLARRTATLGITVLLASFVVFLIPYVTPGDPVRKIIRSRVAGDVIDESAVQALTVELGLQDPLWVQYLRWLGRLGSGDMGLSYTSRTPVIDQVLPAFWITLSLVVVTLGAAGAIAVVLGIAAALQEGRPADRLITTVTQAFIALPEYWLAPMLVLVFALKLSLLPSAGWEGPASVVLPVAVLALRPTSYFTSAVREGMLDALGAEHVTAARSRGLSYSQTVWKHVIPNSLLPLTTMVAVWFAGLLGGSVIVEVIFAIPGMGRLLYDAVLNSDIPLAQGGVVIVVGLAVVLTTTADLIHRLLNPRLRMHHA, from the coding sequence ATGATGATGTTCCTCGCCCGGAGAACAGCAACCTTAGGCATCACGGTTCTTCTGGCGTCCTTCGTGGTCTTCCTTATTCCCTATGTGACGCCCGGGGATCCGGTACGGAAGATCATCCGCTCCCGTGTGGCCGGAGACGTGATCGATGAATCCGCAGTACAGGCACTGACGGTCGAGCTGGGTCTTCAGGATCCCCTATGGGTGCAGTATCTGCGGTGGCTGGGCCGGCTGGGCAGCGGAGACATGGGCCTGTCCTACACCAGCCGTACCCCTGTGATCGACCAGGTCCTGCCGGCCTTCTGGATCACGCTGAGCCTGGTCGTCGTAACCCTGGGCGCGGCTGGCGCAATCGCTGTCGTGCTAGGAATCGCCGCTGCCTTGCAGGAGGGCCGCCCGGCCGACAGGCTCATCACCACTGTCACCCAGGCCTTCATCGCGCTGCCGGAATACTGGCTGGCGCCGATGCTCGTGCTCGTCTTCGCGCTGAAACTTTCGTTGCTGCCCTCCGCCGGGTGGGAGGGCCCTGCCTCCGTGGTTCTGCCCGTTGCCGTGCTAGCGCTGCGTCCTACCAGCTATTTCACGTCGGCAGTGCGCGAGGGGATGCTGGATGCGCTGGGCGCGGAGCACGTCACCGCTGCCCGAAGCCGCGGACTCAGCTACTCCCAGACAGTGTGGAAGCATGTGATACCCAACAGCTTGCTGCCCCTGACCACCATGGTGGCCGTGTGGTTCGCCGGCCTGCTGGGAGGATCGGTCATCGTGGAGGTCATCTTTGCCATCCCGGGAATGGGACGGCTGTTATACGACGCGGTACTCAACAGCGACATTCCCTTGGCGCAGGGCGGCGTAGTCATCGTCGTCGGACTCGCCGTCGTACTCACCACAACAGCCGACCTGATCCACCGACTCCTCAATCCCCGCCTCAGGATGCATCATGCATAA
- a CDS encoding ABC transporter permease, translating into MHKRAALLPAVVILLAIVVLSVALSPWISPYPPAEQDLSARLAPPSTAHWLGTDHLGRDTLSRLLDGGQFSLTIAALATILTGVVGTAIGVISARRRGWLDEFFTRTNDVLLALPEMVIALFLVAALGTGYPSLLLALTVTGWTPFARLARTLAYDVSARGFTEAARVLGCTPSFIVLRHILPHLAAPMLGQATLRFGQLLINVGALSYLGLGVQPPQSDWGSMLAAAQPYALRSPMTILAPGLLIFIVALCVTLIGQRLSHMTSSRLLLATTTSKAAPNA; encoded by the coding sequence ATGCATAAACGGGCGGCACTCCTACCTGCAGTGGTAATACTTCTGGCCATCGTCGTACTGTCAGTGGCGCTGTCCCCGTGGATTAGCCCCTATCCGCCCGCGGAACAGGACCTGTCCGCCAGGCTGGCCCCGCCCAGTACGGCCCACTGGTTGGGCACCGACCACCTCGGCCGGGACACCTTAAGCCGGCTGCTCGACGGCGGACAGTTCTCGCTGACCATCGCAGCCCTGGCCACAATACTGACCGGAGTTGTCGGCACCGCAATCGGCGTCATCAGTGCGCGCCGCCGGGGCTGGCTCGATGAGTTCTTTACCCGTACCAACGACGTCCTTCTGGCGCTGCCGGAAATGGTGATCGCTTTGTTTCTGGTCGCCGCGCTGGGGACAGGTTATCCCTCCCTACTGCTGGCGCTGACCGTGACCGGCTGGACACCTTTCGCCCGGCTGGCCCGAACGCTTGCCTACGATGTCTCCGCACGCGGATTCACTGAGGCTGCCCGCGTGCTCGGATGCACCCCCTCATTCATCGTCCTTCGCCACATCCTGCCCCACCTCGCAGCTCCCATGTTGGGGCAGGCAACCCTCCGGTTCGGACAGCTGCTGATCAACGTCGGCGCTCTTTCCTACCTCGGTCTGGGGGTGCAGCCGCCGCAGTCGGACTGGGGGTCCATGCTGGCCGCTGCTCAGCCGTACGCGCTCAGGTCGCCGATGACGATCCTCGCCCCCGGGCTGCTGATCTTCATCGTCGCGCTCTGCGTTACCCTCATCGGCCAGCGGCTGTCCCACATGACCAGCAGCCGCCTCTTGTTGGCCACAACCACTTCAAAGGCGGCACCGAATGCCTGA
- a CDS encoding ATP-binding cassette domain-containing protein — MPEGLIIEQLHLSHQAPLADRNAAGRHPDGTASRPILSGIDLSVAPGEFVALVGTSGSGKTMTAMSVLRLLPPQVRIASGAIRLNGLDLTQSREADLNRIRGGRIGMLYQQPKRMLNPRRTIGSHLTEPLKLHEGLRGRNAKARAKDLLAEAGFEDPASCLSAYPHQLSGGMAQRAMMAIALAGRPELLLADEPTSALDKVLERQILQLIDRERRERGLGVLYITHNLATVAALADRVVVMEGGRIRESGRARAVLRDPQSACTKNLLEAATLTPPPASVPTTPSRTLLALDGVSKRFPSTRSGGRPALDGVSIDLREGEILGVLGQSGSGKSTLARLIVGLETPTGGSLTPTASTTKAGNGAAKTTVQLVFQEPYDSFDPRMKLRTSLEAPLLRHRHITAAERSDRIREIVQEVELDPALLDRYPGQCSGGQLQRLTIARALLLEPAVLICDEATSALDAVTQRVILDLLLRLHRDQALSLVMISHDLNVVRYMSHRIAVFYQGALVELAPADEFFACPRHEHSKQLVAAALPLDHDTTLDHDRKTTYPRPSATLNRADTLATT, encoded by the coding sequence ATGCCTGAAGGCCTGATCATCGAACAGCTGCACCTCAGCCATCAGGCGCCTCTGGCTGATCGGAATGCCGCGGGCAGACATCCGGACGGCACTGCGTCCCGGCCGATCCTTTCCGGCATCGACCTCTCCGTAGCCCCAGGTGAATTCGTGGCCCTGGTCGGCACTTCGGGCAGCGGCAAGACGATGACCGCAATGTCCGTCCTGAGACTGCTGCCCCCGCAGGTGCGCATCGCCTCAGGCGCAATCCGGTTGAACGGACTGGACCTGACACAATCCCGCGAAGCAGACCTGAACCGCATTCGCGGCGGCAGGATCGGCATGCTCTACCAGCAGCCCAAACGGATGTTGAATCCGCGACGGACCATCGGCAGCCACCTGACGGAACCGCTGAAGCTTCATGAAGGGCTCCGGGGACGGAACGCCAAGGCACGGGCGAAGGACCTGCTGGCAGAAGCTGGCTTCGAAGATCCTGCCTCTTGCTTGTCGGCATATCCGCACCAGCTCTCCGGAGGCATGGCCCAAAGAGCCATGATGGCCATCGCCCTGGCCGGCCGGCCGGAGCTGTTGTTGGCAGACGAGCCGACGTCTGCCCTGGACAAAGTCCTCGAACGGCAAATCCTGCAACTAATTGATCGAGAGCGGCGTGAACGCGGCCTGGGCGTTCTCTACATCACCCACAATCTCGCCACCGTCGCCGCATTAGCCGATCGGGTGGTAGTCATGGAAGGCGGACGGATCCGAGAGTCGGGACGGGCGAGAGCTGTCCTCAGGGATCCTCAGTCCGCCTGCACCAAAAACCTCCTTGAGGCGGCAACCCTCACGCCCCCTCCCGCATCCGTGCCGACGACCCCTAGCCGTACCCTGCTGGCGCTGGACGGTGTCAGCAAACGATTCCCCTCAACCAGGAGCGGCGGCCGGCCCGCCCTCGATGGCGTCTCCATCGACCTTCGGGAAGGCGAGATCCTCGGTGTACTGGGCCAGTCCGGCTCCGGGAAGAGCACCCTGGCCCGGCTGATCGTCGGGCTCGAGACCCCCACCGGCGGAAGCCTCACCCCCACAGCGTCCACAACGAAGGCTGGAAACGGTGCGGCGAAAACAACTGTACAACTAGTCTTCCAAGAGCCGTACGACTCCTTCGACCCCAGAATGAAGCTGCGCACCAGCCTCGAAGCTCCCCTGCTGCGGCACCGCCACATCACAGCCGCGGAACGCAGCGATCGTATCCGCGAGATCGTGCAGGAAGTAGAACTGGATCCCGCGCTGCTCGACAGATACCCCGGCCAATGCTCGGGAGGCCAACTCCAGAGGCTCACCATCGCCAGGGCACTCCTGCTGGAACCAGCAGTACTCATCTGTGACGAAGCGACATCGGCACTGGACGCGGTGACACAACGCGTGATCCTGGACCTGCTGTTGCGCCTGCACCGGGACCAGGCCTTGAGCCTGGTCATGATCTCCCACGATTTGAACGTCGTCCGATACATGAGCCATCGGATCGCAGTGTTTTATCAAGGCGCCCTTGTGGAACTGGCGCCTGCCGATGAGTTCTTCGCTTGTCCACGGCACGAGCACAGCAAACAACTCGTGGCAGCGGCCCTCCCGCTCGATCACGACACAACCTTGGATCACGACCGCAAGACCACCTACCCGCGGCCATCGGCCACGCTGAACCGTGCCGATACTCTGGCTACGACCTGA
- a CDS encoding MFS transporter, translating into MTFRSYRAETRTLLGAQLVFNLGFYAVVPFLAGAMRTEYGLGVTAIGLVLGARTFSQQGMFLIGGVLADRWGARRAILIGCLVRILGYATLAAASDFALFLLGAVLTGAGGALFSPALESRLSHADQPVETEALVGGRKSHRSVFVWLAVIGEIGAVMGPVLGSVLLNWSFDAALAAGIGIFSAITILLWYRLPAEPARETDISEADQAGSAAGPHFALRCLSDRRFVLFCLLASTNMLAYNQLYFAIPIELSRRGLDGAWLGALFLLASALTLLLQLPVSAVGRRLGSGPALSIGFVLLSVAFTVAAITSMHPGSSDASLAPVVVTVAVLILGHMLLTPTILSLIPTFATASGPAAGRGAYYGLAATCGGISVLAGNSALGLLLDLTERQTWWPGTPWIPLILLPFLAAWALPRVLTSHRANRLSPSSTKTDLSGKAG; encoded by the coding sequence TTGACGTTCCGCAGCTATCGGGCTGAAACGCGCACCCTGTTAGGTGCCCAACTGGTGTTCAACCTCGGGTTCTACGCCGTTGTGCCCTTCCTCGCCGGCGCCATGAGAACCGAATACGGGCTTGGTGTCACTGCGATCGGACTCGTACTGGGTGCCCGCACCTTCAGCCAGCAAGGAATGTTCCTGATCGGCGGCGTTCTAGCCGATCGGTGGGGCGCACGCAGGGCTATTCTCATCGGATGCCTGGTCCGTATCCTTGGATATGCAACGCTGGCAGCAGCCTCCGACTTCGCCTTATTCCTCCTCGGCGCCGTGCTAACCGGTGCCGGCGGTGCCCTGTTCTCTCCGGCTCTGGAATCCCGGCTGTCCCATGCCGACCAGCCAGTCGAGACCGAAGCGTTGGTTGGAGGGCGGAAGTCCCACCGATCCGTGTTCGTCTGGCTGGCGGTCATCGGGGAGATCGGCGCAGTCATGGGCCCTGTGCTGGGCTCGGTCCTGCTGAATTGGAGTTTCGACGCCGCACTGGCCGCGGGAATCGGGATCTTCTCGGCCATAACGATTCTGCTCTGGTACCGCTTGCCCGCCGAGCCTGCCCGCGAGACGGATATCTCGGAGGCTGACCAAGCGGGCTCGGCCGCAGGGCCACATTTTGCTCTCCGATGTCTGAGTGACAGACGGTTCGTGCTGTTCTGCCTTCTGGCCAGCACCAACATGCTCGCCTACAACCAACTCTACTTCGCGATTCCCATCGAACTGAGCCGACGCGGCCTCGATGGCGCTTGGCTGGGCGCGCTGTTCCTGCTGGCCTCTGCCCTGACTTTGCTCCTGCAGTTGCCGGTTTCCGCGGTCGGTCGACGCTTGGGGTCGGGCCCCGCCCTATCGATTGGTTTCGTGCTGCTATCAGTTGCCTTCACAGTGGCCGCCATAACTTCCATGCACCCAGGTTCTTCCGACGCTTCGCTGGCGCCGGTGGTAGTCACCGTCGCGGTCTTGATCCTGGGCCATATGCTCCTGACACCCACAATCCTGTCCCTGATCCCCACCTTCGCCACGGCTAGTGGACCAGCCGCAGGGAGGGGTGCATACTACGGACTCGCCGCCACCTGCGGCGGAATCTCTGTACTGGCCGGCAACTCTGCGCTAGGACTCCTGCTCGATCTGACCGAACGGCAAACTTGGTGGCCAGGCACACCATGGATCCCGCTGATCTTGCTTCCATTCTTGGCAGCGTGGGCGCTCCCCCGCGTGCTGACCAGTCATCGAGCAAATAGGCTGTCGCCCTCGTCAACCAAAACCGATCTGTCCGGAAAGGCCGGCTGA
- a CDS encoding acyltransferase: MAEPVQPVGQPEFTEPAPAAPRIRARNYALDLLRIVSIVGVVAIHSFGELAGDDSARNQRDWIPAAVIDIAFIWVVPVFVIISGTLTLAPRAHTTGAGDFYRKRALRLVPALIFWHLIYIFVGNWLILGRELNPAETVADIFNTSVYPHLYFLWLILGLYLAAPPLARYLHSISLRTAGITTAVVLALILLLFIAQAASIEAELGWQYPWNMLTQWFPYLGYFMAGWVLAQVSISKRTAAMLGGAAVVLSIFNIWHWINQDSTPVLNITTPSSYIGLGVTLAALCIFTSVFHLLKDWRPAPRLARFILALSNAAFGVFLSHYLILTWLTFKVLGEDVQPTLATMTFKFTVASVGAFILSYTALRIPWLRRVF; the protein is encoded by the coding sequence ATGGCCGAACCTGTCCAACCTGTCGGCCAGCCGGAATTCACCGAACCGGCCCCGGCAGCGCCGCGTATCCGCGCGCGCAACTATGCCCTGGATCTGCTGCGGATCGTCAGCATCGTCGGCGTCGTTGCCATCCACTCCTTCGGTGAGCTGGCCGGCGACGACAGCGCCCGCAACCAGCGCGACTGGATCCCGGCGGCCGTCATCGACATCGCGTTCATCTGGGTGGTCCCGGTCTTCGTGATCATCTCCGGCACACTCACCCTGGCGCCGCGTGCCCACACCACCGGCGCCGGCGATTTCTACCGCAAACGCGCGCTCCGGCTCGTGCCCGCACTGATCTTCTGGCACCTGATCTACATCTTCGTGGGCAACTGGCTGATCCTCGGACGGGAACTGAATCCGGCCGAAACCGTCGCCGACATCTTCAACACCTCGGTCTACCCGCACCTGTATTTCCTCTGGCTCATCCTCGGCCTCTACCTCGCGGCCCCTCCCCTGGCCCGCTACCTCCACAGCATCAGCCTACGGACTGCCGGAATAACGACGGCAGTTGTGCTGGCTTTAATTCTGCTCCTCTTCATTGCCCAGGCCGCCAGCATCGAAGCAGAACTCGGGTGGCAGTACCCCTGGAACATGCTGACCCAGTGGTTCCCCTACCTGGGCTACTTCATGGCCGGCTGGGTCCTCGCCCAGGTGAGCATCAGCAAACGCACCGCGGCGATGCTAGGAGGCGCCGCCGTCGTACTCTCGATCTTCAACATCTGGCACTGGATCAACCAGGACTCGACGCCGGTGCTGAACATCACCACGCCGTCCAGCTATATCGGGCTCGGCGTGACACTGGCGGCGCTGTGCATCTTCACGTCCGTGTTCCATCTGCTCAAGGACTGGCGGCCTGCGCCGCGGCTGGCGCGGTTCATCCTGGCGCTGTCGAATGCGGCGTTCGGCGTCTTCCTGAGCCACTACCTGATCCTGACCTGGCTGACCTTCAAGGTCCTCGGCGAAGACGTCCAGCCGACGCTGGCCACCATGACCTTCAAGTTCACGGTGGCCAGCGTCGGCGCCTTCATCCTCTCCTACACAGCCCTGAGAATCCCCTGGCTGCGCAGGGTGTTCTAA
- a CDS encoding MFS transporter, with product MTTTSSIDTREQAPANESLNTKHMRRILASSFIGSAIEYYDFLLYATAAAIVFGQVFFTDLGPGMAAFASFGTLAAGYVARPLGGAIFGHFGDRVGRKTVLIVSMMTMGVATTLIGLLPTTEQIGVIAPILLITLRVVQGLAVGGEWGGAMLMALEHSPDKKRGFAASFANMGAPAGALLATLAVSLFTLLPDGQFLAWGWRVPFLISIVLVTVGLVIRLKVSETPLFQQLEAKADSKKIPLTEVLTKHPKNLVLGIIAGTSVYTIAGMVTVWAVSYAVDAGADKTGVLNAKALAAFGMVITTMIGARLSDRFGRKPVMLTGVIAAAVCAFPILWLVDSGTVVGFTVAVVLGQALQGLIFGPFGAFTAELFPTRVRYTGASLSYQSASTFGAGFTPAIAAGLLVLGGGSLTLLGSVWIVAFIAAAVAILLTKEGRTQDLAGMK from the coding sequence ATGACGACGACATCCAGTATTGACACCCGCGAGCAGGCTCCAGCCAATGAGAGCCTGAATACGAAGCACATGCGGAGGATTCTTGCCTCCAGCTTCATCGGCAGCGCCATCGAATACTATGACTTCCTGCTCTACGCCACTGCCGCAGCCATCGTGTTCGGACAGGTCTTCTTCACCGATCTCGGCCCGGGCATGGCAGCCTTTGCCTCCTTCGGAACGCTGGCCGCCGGCTACGTAGCCCGCCCGTTGGGCGGCGCGATCTTCGGCCATTTCGGCGACCGCGTAGGCCGCAAAACCGTGCTGATCGTCTCCATGATGACTATGGGCGTGGCAACGACGTTGATTGGACTCCTGCCGACCACCGAGCAGATCGGCGTCATTGCACCCATCCTGCTCATCACGTTGCGCGTGGTCCAGGGGCTGGCGGTCGGCGGCGAATGGGGCGGTGCCATGCTCATGGCACTGGAGCACTCGCCTGACAAGAAGCGCGGCTTCGCAGCGAGTTTCGCCAATATGGGTGCGCCGGCGGGTGCCCTGCTGGCAACTTTGGCTGTCAGTCTCTTCACGCTGCTGCCGGATGGCCAGTTCCTGGCCTGGGGCTGGCGCGTTCCGTTCCTAATCAGCATCGTGCTGGTAACAGTCGGCCTGGTCATCAGGCTGAAGGTCAGCGAGACTCCGCTGTTCCAGCAGTTGGAGGCCAAAGCGGATTCAAAGAAAATTCCGCTGACTGAGGTCCTGACCAAGCACCCGAAAAACCTGGTCTTGGGCATCATTGCGGGAACCAGCGTCTACACAATCGCGGGCATGGTCACCGTCTGGGCGGTCTCCTACGCCGTCGATGCGGGCGCGGACAAAACCGGTGTCCTCAACGCCAAGGCTTTGGCTGCCTTCGGCATGGTCATCACCACCATGATCGGCGCCCGCCTCAGCGATCGGTTCGGCCGCAAGCCGGTCATGCTCACCGGTGTTATCGCCGCAGCCGTCTGTGCCTTCCCGATCCTTTGGCTGGTGGACAGCGGTACAGTAGTGGGCTTCACCGTCGCAGTGGTACTGGGCCAAGCCCTGCAGGGCCTGATCTTCGGACCCTTTGGTGCCTTCACCGCCGAACTGTTCCCGACCCGCGTCCGTTACACCGGAGCCTCCCTGTCCTACCAGAGCGCCTCTACCTTCGGCGCCGGATTCACACCCGCAATCGCCGCTGGCCTGCTGGTGCTCGGAGGCGGCAGTCTCACGTTGCTGGGTTCCGTGTGGATCGTCGCCTTCATTGCGGCAGCCGTAGCTATCCTGCTGACCAAGGAAGGCCGCACCCAGGACTTGGCCGGGATGAAATAG